TCGCACGAGACACACACACCAAAAAAGGAAAGAGCGGTGAGAAAGCAAACGCGAGTGAAGGTCAATGTCGTCTCAAGGCCTGTATAGGAGTCCACTTCGCTGCTTCTATTAAGGGACGTGAGATGCTTTCAGGCGGTTACAGTACTTCTGCTTAGGAGGCACgtgaaaaaaaaggggagggcgGGAGAGGAAAAAAGAAGATAGTAAAGGAAGGTGACGATCCGGTTTATACCGCTAACCGAATGacaaatgcgcatgcgtgctAGGAAGTAGTTTGTGAATAGTGGAGGCACGTTGACTGGCGACCGCTCGGCCAGCCTTCTGGCTACGGTAATCGCCGAGTTGTGGCAGAAGATTTGAAGCAGGGACGCCGTTCCATCACGTCACGCGTCTTCCCGTCATGAGTATCTGTTTCTGCGCGTGATCGCCACCTTATAAGTATTACATCCGCTACTCGTTTTGCTATTACACAGGCAAGCGCTCTCATAAATGAGACTTGACAAGGGATGTCGCTGGGGGCAATCAGATGTAATACAAGAAGCCAAGTGCAAATCAACCTGTCAAATGAACCTGCCTGCGTTCATCCTCATTGCGtaactaatgcttggattaccccATGAGGCGCAATGTGTTGCATCAGTTACCcggggtgaagacgacgaagtgtcttcttggcagaacacttgtttctgtgctctgtgaatttttggactgaccacccgacaacatcgacatctgctgaactagctgctcttcgcgctgcactccgtttcgtcagtcggcagccacctcgacaatggtccatcttcagcgactcaaaggcagccctacaatctgtactatcagctctgcgtcgcgggccattcgaacagctcgtattcgatattagatgcctactccatacatcacaggagaaaggacaccacgtgacgtttcagtggctgccaagtcactgcggcgtcactggaaacgaagacgccgataatgcagctcgggcagctcttgcagacgcacaagaagaggccataccgctttcacgatccgacgcagctagcagacttcgagtgcttgcacaggagatgacgctctcttcatggtgcacaccaaacagccagaccaaccagagcaaccgtcaataccacctgccctctttgatgcatctctatatgccaactggactccgccgaagcgaggcgactctgctttatcgcttatggttaggggtggctttcacgaaatcttactcattccgcattggaatggccgacaacgctctctgcaatgcctgtctttgcaaggagacgctgcaacacattctgtgcgactgtcctgaatataatgttcagcgacagtccctggcatccgttctcgcgcaccttgacactagaccattgtccctcgacacaattttcacatgccgccgacagaagacatcgcaggtgaaggcgacgaagggactacttcagtttttgaaagagacgggattggacaagcggctctgacagtgttttcacgtacaatgccagattgatagactctaccggacgatgtttgtgtgctgtactgtgtgctctctctctctctccccttccccatctttcatcgcacccatccctctcccatgtgtagggtagcaagccggttacgctaaactggttaacctccctgcctttccttctctactttttccttccttcatcaGTTACCCGCGGGGCCGCAATCAGTCCAGAGAGCTCTATATCATATTGAGGGTCTGCACCGCGCATCCGATGGTTAATATCTCCTTGGTCGTCTGATTCGCCGGCCATTTTCTCGCATGGAAAAAATGGTGGCTTTATTTACGAACACTGCTGgtatttctgaacatgctgcttcagttacgcctccTCCTCGGAAATATATCACCGAGCACGCATTCCCCATTTATCTGACAATTTCTGACATGCCGAAAAACTATGCCTGTTTTGCCTGTTTTgacaatattccaattggctcagttgcacatgttcgaaagatttccagattatcttcaagaaCCCGCAGATGCGCCTCCATACAGGGACGGTCATGGCACCTTTAGAGACTTTCTTCCACCCTTCGGCTAAAAGTGCAACATATATTTCACACAGCCAATCCAGCCTCGTTACCCACTGCGGTGCTAGCAGCGATTGATGTTGCACtggaatacgtgcaagaggagttaaccgcGTCGAAGACTACCATCTTACGCCACTTGCGCATCTTACTCTGGGCGACAGCTTCGTAACATTTATAAGCTGGTAATAAATGGTGTCACTGGAGAAAGACGAACAATTACGCGTGCCAGTATCTAAACGCACACAAAAAACGATCAGTAGAAATAGAAATTACGGGCACACAATAAGAAAATAGCGCAAATTTACATCGTAATGTAGGTAATACAAATCAATATGGCACACTTTGTTTAACTTTAGGCTTAACAGCTGCCACCTGGAGTGCGCTATACTAAACTACCTATTCAAGTCAAAAGCGTCAACAATACTGCTTTGGGGCTTTGCGTGAATTTGCTGTGATGGCACTACCCCTCTTGTCGTTattggtgatttcaatgtggacaTGTCTTTACCGagaagggagcggtttacgcgttccatTTTCCAggcatatcccttgcgatgccacaccaatCCGGCCCAACTGACCTCCCTGCGCCGTACGTgcgtcgatttgacattatcaaaaaaTGTTGTTGCAGTTGCGGGGAAGTTAATGATCACTGATCATGGCAAtcaatgagttcgtacctttgttcaaaactatgtgtcacctccgtgtcgtgtgctaaacaacttcgctggttaaccgccttcacagagtgaaatggctcatgatttttttacaATAAAGTGTCTGTGTGAAACTAAATGACGCAACTTACTTTTGAAACACTAtcatcaggtgatagagaaatgtgcggaatataaccaaacccttatatatagctttcattgattacgagaaagtgtttgattcagtcgaaacctcagtagttttgcaggcattacggaatcagggtgtagacgagccgtatgtaaaaatgctgaaagatatctatagcggctccaccgccaccgcagccctccataaagaaagcaacaaaatcccaataaacaagtgcgtcaggccgggagatacgatgtcgccaatgctattcacaacgtgtttacaggaggtattcagagacctggattgggaagaattggggataaaagttaacggagaataccttagtaacttgcaattcgctgatgataatgccttgcttagtaactcaggggaccgattgcttACGCAATCGCATTGATGGACATAAGCGCCTGTCTCCTCGCTTTCTACTAGCACAGAGAAGCTCACAGAAGCCAAGATGTACAGTGCACGTCACACCTTCCGCCCCATGGAACGTGCTGTTGCACGCGCAGCTTCTAGGTCATCCACCATTTTGTCTCGCAACAACGGCAAAGTTCCTTTCGAGTGACGAAAATGCCGTCCAACTGGTCATCCGACATGTCAAACGCTGTGGCTCCCGCGAAGTGTGTGCACGCACGAGCAGTtgatagatttcaacaaagtgacctcacttgtatatagcagaactcagcaatgttatacagtaatatttgtacagtgcaagctagcactagaaatgtggttgcgatgtgtaaataaaagcactagaggaaaactgcacctttctgtatttcagccttcaacatacacttgtttatgtacacatcacATGCGACAGTCTCTACATTGAAGAAGTGTGAGTACTCAGTAATAGAGACATTATGCAACATATCACAAACACGTTGGAATAAATATTGGATCACATTGTTCTTGCATCATAATATATCACAGGTAACGACATGCATCGTTTAAGGAAACTGTTGTACACTGCACAAGTACACAGTAACAACAACTGgcttaaactgcaccagaaacagaaatgagcaggtgcttaaatcacacgccaaccgaatatttatcacagcgaaatgtataggtacatcactacatgtgaaaggaacatgctgCTGTGGCGCTCTGAAACTGAAAGAGCCATAGCACCATACTTTGATATTCAGTAAGACAAACTGCATAAATATTACATACAAATTGCACCACAAGGGCTAAAATACAATGTATCACAACCTGAAAGATTactgaatgacaacaaaatgTTTGATAGTGAGACAGATGTGCAAGAAAGGAGACATTCCAGCTCAGTAGGTAGTgacacaaacaaatatgcaacaaacaaaaaataaacattacaaatgaaaagaagaagcataggcaaggaattttcataacttttttttttcttttttgctgtgtataTTGGCAGGTTGCTTTCGACATTGTAGTAAGGCCTGAAACTTTCACCATTCGATGACAAGGATTAAATTGTAGAACACTTGCAGTGTGGCGTCGTGCTTAAATTGACCTGACAATAACTAGGCACCTcaaaattgcagtgccacagTCGGAATGCCTGCACGCCCCAGGCCTACAGGCACTTTTGCAGGTGAGCCTGATGGTGTGCACGCTCTTATGGCTGAAGTAaaccttgaagaaaaaattcatgctgcaatggctatgctacttatggttgcattaaagggtgacttcagcaattatttatttgcaaactagcaatattttcccttcatatcattaatacatcagcaaattttaagataagttacaaattccttgcctatgctacTTTTGCATCCTTTAATTATGTGGGTcctgagaggggggaggggcttggctgccaccatgccccagtgcagccagcagcagctgaagcaggcgcTCGTTGGTCTCGTGCGACCGACGTGCCACTTCGAGGCGCTGCCGCTGCACTTCGAGGCGCTGCGACTGCACTTGCCGCAatcccgccacctcctccccgaggtgccgcaggctctgcatgtgcgcctcgtggtgctgccgcaggctctgcatgtgggcctcgtggtgctgttagcaaagacgtgtaattagtttaattacagaagctcagtaacaaggccttcgtgtgttgcattcatccgcatTTGCAGGCTATTGTCTTGTCATTGTATGTTCAAACACTGGAAATATCTTTCTGGCCCATCAAACTTGTGCCATCACATTATATTAAGATGTGTTCCATTGCTATACctgcttccttgaactcaacgccacttttttctttttgccacataatTGCGTAGATATTTACACATGTTATATCACGCAAATGTGTACAAGATATCACCACAGGACTACACGTATACGTTATGCTTGTTCACTGATTAATATAAGTTTTAGAGAGGTCATATGCTCATCAAtttcatacgcagaaaaatatacaTCTGTGGCCTTACACACACCTGCCGGTTTTGCTCCAGCAGTTGTTGGCGGAAGCGGGTGTCCTCTTGAACTCTCGCTTCCTCCAACTGGCTCTGGCGAACGTATGCGGCAGTAGCCGTCACCACAGCACCATCGAGTTCCTGCTGCCTGGGCTGTCTACGGGGTGCCCGTGGCTCTcgaggggtaggctgcggcacctgcggggtaggccgcggcacctggggggtcggctgcggcacctgcggggtcggctgcggcacctgcggggtaggcCGCGGCACCTGGGTGGTAGGCCGCAGCACCTGGGGGGTAGCCGGTGGCTCTTCATGCAAGGCAAAAGCAAAGACTGCTCATTCACTGTTATCCGACCTACACAGATTGATTGTCCTAACCAGTCACTTTGAAATGTCATTATAGCTGCATATCTACAATAATGATACACAAAACAGGTAGTTAGAGCaaaagatgccacagaaagttgctggtAGCAGTAACCTATAACATGCACAAGGAATCTCTATTACAACATCatgtcatttgtagtcttgcatttctcctccatgaataagagctggatgctggacacagaggtaataacagcacagtgacgtactttacttcatagcaagatcatgcagcaactgcaaacaacaatgctactacaaaagctaggtcactgccttacgtgtaaggtcacttggcccagcaacagctgcagggccCGACACCACGAAGGCAGTTGTCGCTGGTGGATGTCTGCGGGAACCGCTGGGCCCTGCAGCTTCCTCTGAACTTATGTCGTCCTGCAATCAGAGTAGTATTCAGACATTgcgagcagtgtgtgcaatgcgcatcatgtacacaagttgctgctcagagtacataacctatattgtcacttgcacaaagaaagggcttaaaaattttgcaatattgtgttacaatgtaatgctgaaaatttgtgaggtcacagcaggtcacacaaacaacacttttttAAATCCAATGTACGCACCTCGCTATCGGCGAAGTACTCAGGGGGGAAAACAAGGACCCCTCCTGTCCTCATAAGGACGTCGAGGACGCGGCCGTCGACGCCACCCACTTTGCCACCTCCAGTAGCCCTGCAAACAcggcaacaacgacaacgtgaaacgacgttactgtcagcatcattagaagctcacctcttctcgctcgcggccctggccgcttcttttttcgctttatgggccatcttggcccaatggttgcgccaacggctggtggtctttacggctggcccctgtgcgttaagcaccgccgccacctcctcccacagttcgttttttcgagcagcagtcatacgtggcgagaactctgtagaagctctcgccaggtatgggtgctgctcgatgaactgcacgagAATAGCCGCCTGCTCTTTCGACACCCGCGGCCTttttgctgccattttctctttgtcaacttgggaatttcagccggcccgcagcacagtaagaaatttagaggcaaacattctgtctaagctaagcgcctgcataaagtgctcactacgacttatttctgcctttttataccactaatgtaaaaaaaggtgaagtcactactcacatttaatgttgtagcagcttctttctcggagcgtatCAGTGCAGGAAGTATTACCGATGCAGCGATAACTTTGACTATCGTTATGTCATGGCGGTACCCTATGGAAAatgccttgacagttctcgatccactatgttgcaaTGTTTGACCTCGGGGGCTACGGATAATTCTTCTTGGCCcttcctaaagaagaaattatcacacgtcagacatgcagcgaaaaccacacgacaatgcaagcactacacgagcaataGTTACTCACCTTAATCAGTATCTGACGGGGGCGGGGCCGCAATTACGGGCACGCAaggggctgtcagctgttcagACAGACACGCTaggggctgtcagctgttcagGTAAACAAAGGCTGCCATTTTGCGTGCGCTCAACGGCATGGATTGGATGCACATCGGACTACTATGTGGCTACGGCTTCAAAAATAAAGCccttgcgtttgcatttctttggactgcggcagcttttgcgttgtaatgtaacaaaatgaatttgctttacgcagcatggaagtccgcttttattaagtgccgttttacaaaacaaatttgctatacagtcccggaaaaagagaagagaatacgaaagaaacatccggccaatgaagggagcttctgatTGGACGATCCAAGAAACGTCGTGCCTACGTATACACAATTTccaaaatcgatgacgtcacgcgaaaagtcattggcatgaaaaaaggcattcctacaaaatcgcaccccaggacatgtaatgaggagggaagacaaccgatggtcattaagaggtacggactggattccaagagaaggaaccatagcagggggcggcagaaagttaggtgggcggacgagattaagaagtttgcagggacagcatgacgacaattagcacataaccggggtagttggagaagtatgggagaggcctttgccctgcagtgggcgtcaccaggctgatgatgatgatgatgatctttcaTTTGCTCTTTTCACCGTTTTCGTGGTAATCACGTTTTCACTGTCGATACAGGGGCGCACCGAAGTAAAGGCCTCGTATGCTCTATAGCGCAACATAGTTGAGTGCTTGTCCTATTGGGTATACTTGCTCTGCgcgcctcttcgaatgtaccttcgcttGTTGACCCGAGAcgggcaccatcctctgtcatcgctccctgccacccacccaggatccagcttttcaaggactatatcgcgccatcagagtgttctgccgtcaagattttctcccgccgcctgtattccgagaatacccccgtgggttctgcctaaacctatCGTTAATTTGCAGATCCcaggaattactaaaaagtcatccgttgcatctattggcctcaggcaactcaccctgatgcacatttct
The sequence above is a segment of the Dermacentor variabilis isolate Ectoservices chromosome 7, ASM5094787v1, whole genome shotgun sequence genome. Coding sequences within it:
- the LOC142588803 gene encoding uncharacterized protein LOC142588803, with amino-acid sequence MTFQKPPATPQVLRPTTQVPRPTPQVPQPTPQVPQPTPQVPRPTPQVPQPTPREPRAPRRQPRQQELDGAVVTATAAYVRQSQLEEARVQEDTRFRQQLLEQNRQHHEAHMQSLRQHHEAHMQSLRHLGEEVAGLRQVQSQRLEVQRQRLEVAL